The following are encoded in a window of Sminthopsis crassicaudata isolate SCR6 chromosome 3, ASM4859323v1, whole genome shotgun sequence genomic DNA:
- the LOC141562141 gene encoding homeodomain-interacting protein kinase 1-like, whose translation MDKDFRYHFTPSRLATMTEREKRKREETEIEREHQYKGVLEASTMSPIQMDRQTVSSSAFCSAKKRKTEPSGWDISGRSSNKKCPTPSKNLSATQGQENSSQQVTRFNLPSYDQSLLLPAPTVEHVVVMAADSTGGAATSSFPSSQTLTHRGHVSWLEPYHKCGLKRKSEEVDSSGKGQIIEEHPPVRQQNRTVVGAAATTTTMTTKTSSSSREGDYQLVQHEILYSMTNSYQVLEFLGRGTFGQVAKCWKRSTKEIVAIKILKNHPAYARQGQIEVNILSLLNRDDADESNVVRFYECFQHQNHTCLVFEMLEQNLYDFLKQNKFRPLQLKYIRPILQQVATALRKLKNLGLIHTDLKPENIMLVDPVQQPYRLKVIDFGSATQVSKAVCSSYIQTRYYRAPEIILGLPFWEAIDMWSLGCVIAELFLGWPLYAGASEYEQICYISQTQGLPAEYLLSAGTKTSMFFNRDPRLGYPLWRLKTPEEHEWETGIKSRDTRKYIFNCLDDMAQVNMSTDLEGTDMWAETADRREFIDLLKKMLTIDADKRATPWKTLNHPFVTMTHLLDFPPSNHVLSCFQNMEICRRTGHMDDPVKQIKNPLTTHFAPNTSTNLTMTFSNQLNPGHGVASVLASSSTAAAATHSLADSDVPLLNYPSALYPSGAAPVAGVAQQSVSLQPGTTAICTQTDPFLQTFVVRPPAFQTGLQASAQHSGFPGRMENAVPMVPQAPAAQPLQIQSGVLSQQVWPGGTQQILLPSTGQQFPGVALHNCVQPTEVIPQAMGIGQQLGDWRNGHSGGSQYSSLMQQPSLLTNHVTLATAQPLNVGAAHVVRQQQSSALSSKNKQPASAQAQTVSTLDVSPTQVSSLMGSSSLCTNSSYSPPVPVQDQTVIIPPSNNPNTL comes from the exons atggaTAAAGATTTCAGATATCATTTCACACCTAGCAGACTGGCTAcaatgacagaaagagagaagagaaagagagaagagacagagatagagagagagcaCCAGTACAAGGGTGTGCTAGAAGCTTCCACAATGTCCCCGATTCAAATGGACAGGCAGACAGTCTCATCGAGTGCCTTCTGCAGTGCAAAGAAACGGAAAACAGAGCCTTCTGGCTGGGACATTTCAGGACGGAGCAGCAACAAAAAGTGTCCTACTCCCAGCAAGAACCTCTCAGCCACACAAGGACAAGAAAACTCCTCTCAGCAGGTGACAAGGTTCAACCTCCCCTCTTATGACCAGAGCCTCCTTCTGCCAGCTCCCACAGTGGAGCATGTCGTGGTCATGGCTGCTGACAGCACCGGGGGTGCTGCCACCTCATCCTTCCCGAGCAGTCAGACCCTCACTCACAGAGGCCACGTTTCTTGGCTGGAGCCCTATCACAAATGTGGATTGAAGAGAAAAAGTGAGGAGGTGGACAGCAGTGGTAAAGGGCAGATCATAGAAGAACATCCCCCTGTCAGGCAGCAGAACAGGACTGTGGTGGGTGCCGCTGCCACGACCACCACCATGACCACCAAGACCAGCAGTTCCAGCAGAGAAGGGGATTACCAGCTGGTCCAGCATGAAATCCTTTACTCCATGACCAACAGTTACCAAGTCCTAGAGTTCTTGGGCCGGGGGACATTCGGGCAGGTGGCCAAGTGCTGGAAGCGGAGTACCAAGGAAATTGTCGCCATTAAGATCTTGAAAAACCATCCTGCCTATGCCCGACAGGGCCAGATTGAGGTGAACATCCTTTCCCTCCTGAACAGGGACGATGCTGACGAATCCAATGTTGTCCGTTTTTATGAGTGCTTCCAGCACCAGAATCACACCTGCCTGGTGTTTGAGATGCTGGAACAGAACCTGTATGATTTCCTAAAGCAGAACAAGTTTCGTCCACTGCAGCTCAAGTACATCCGGCCCATCCTACAGCAGGTGGCCACAGCTCTGAGGAAGCTCAAGAACCTTGGCCTGATCCACACGGACCTAAAGCCAGAAAACATCATGCTGGTGGATCCTGTGCAGCAGCCATACCGCCTCAAGGTCATTGACTTTGGCTCTGCCACTCAGGTATCCAAAGCTGTGTGCTCCTCCTACATACAGACACGCTACTACAGGGCTCCTGAAATCATTCTTGGACTGCCGTTTTGGGAGGCTATTGATATGTGGTCCTTGGGCTGTGTGATAGCGGAGTTGTTTCTGGGCTGGCCTCTCTACGCCGGGGCTTCAGAATATGAGCAGATTTGTTACATTTCACAAACACAAGGCCTCCCGGCAGAATACCTTCTGAGTGCAGGAACAAAAACAAGCATGTTTTTCAACAGAGATCCTCGTTTGGGTTACCCACTGTGGAGACTAAAGACGCCAGAGGAGCATGAGTGGGAAACAGGAATCAAATCAAGAGACACCCGCAAGTACATATTCAACTGTTTAGATGACATGGCCCAGGTGAATATGTCTACAGACTTAGAGGGAACGGATATGTGGGCAGAAACAGCAGATAGAAGAGAGTTCATTGATTTGTTGAAGAAGATGCTGACAATTGATGCAGATAAGAGAGCTACTCCATGGAAAACCCTCAACCACCCATTTGTGACAATGACTCATCTTTTGGATTTCCCACCCAGCAATCATGTTTTGTCATGCTTTCAGAACATGGAGATCTGCCGAAGGACAGGGCACATGGATGATCCAGTGAAACAGATCAAGAACCCTTTGACCACCCATTTTGCCCCCAACACAAGCACAAATCTAACCATGACCTTCAGCAACCAGCTCAATCCCGGGCACGGTGTCGCCAGTGTTTTGGCGTCCAGTTCTACTGCAGCAGCAGCTACACACTCTCTGGCTGATTCGGATGTCCCCCTGCTGAATTACCCGTCTGCCCTGTATCCATCAGGGGCAGCACCTGTGGCAGGAGTTGCCCAGCAGAGTGTCTCCTTGCAGCCTGGAACTACTGCCATTTGCACTCAGACTGATCCATTCCTGCAGACTTTCGTCGTGCGTCCCCCTGCTTTTCAAACTGGACTCCAGGCATCTGCTCAGCATTCTGGATTCCCTGGGAGGATGGAGAATGCTGTGCCAATGGTACCCCAGGCGCCTGCTGCTCAGCCATTACAGATCCAGTCAGGAGTCCTCAGCCA GCAGGTCTGGCCTGGAGGAACCCAGCAGATCCTCTTACCTTCAACAGGGCAGCAGTTCCCTGGGGTGGCTCTACACAATTGTGTTCAGCCTACTGAGGTCATTCCCCAGGCCATGGGGATTGGCCAGCAGCTGGGAGACTGGAGGAATGGGCACTCAGGTGGCAGCCAGTACAGTAGCCTTATGCAGCAGCCCTCTCTGCTGACAAACCACGTGACTCTGGCCACGGCTCAGCCCCTCAACGTTGGAGCAGCTCATGTTGTCAGGCAGCAGCAGTCAAGTGCCCTCTCCTCCAAGAACAAGCAGCCGGCCTCAGCTCAGGCCCAGACTGTCTCTACATTAGATGTCTCACCTACTCAAGTCTCCTCACTGATGGGGAGCAGCTCACTCTGTACCAACTCTTCCTATAGTCCCCCGGTCCCTGTGCAAGATCAGACTGTCATCATCCCACCTAGTAACAATCCTAACACTCTATGA